In the genome of bacterium, the window CCTTTCACCCTCCGGCTCGATGCGCTCATGGATGTCGCCGGCTATCTCCGGAGCCACCCCGCGGCGCGCTTTTCCCTTTTGACCGATTTGACGGCGGCCCACTACCCCGATGAGGAAGAGCCGCTTCAGGTGGTGTATCACCTGTACAGCCTCGATCATAACCGGCGCCTCCGCCTGAAGGTGAAGGTCCGCCAGGGGGCCGAGGTTCCCACGGTGTCGGAGATTTGGGGTTCGGCCGACTGGATGGAGCGCGAGGTGTTCGATCTTTTCGGCATCCGTTTCAGCGGCCACCCGGATCTGCGGCGGATCATGCTGCCCGAGGATTGGGGTTCCCATCCGTTCCTGAAGGATTACCCCCTCGAGGGCCGGCGCGAGCGCGTTTATACGAAGCCGGTCCGCAAGGAGATCGGGGAGTAGCGCTTCCCCGAAGGGAGAAAAGCGAGAAGCCATGTTTGAGGCACAGACGCAGACGCGGGTCGAGCAAACGAGCGTAGTCCCCGGGACGGAAGAGCTCGTCATCAATATGGGGCCGCAGCACCCGAGCACCCACGGCGTGCTCCGGGTGATTCTCAAGCTCGACGGCGAGACGGTGAAGGACCTCGATGTGGACATCGGCTACCTTCACCGGGGGACGGAGAAGATAGCCGAGAACATCAGCTACACGATGTTCATCCCCTATACCGATCGGCTCGACTACATTGCGGCGCCATCGAACAACCTGGCCTGGGTGACGGCAGTCGAGAAGTTCTACGACTGGGAGATCCCGCTTCGCGCCCACTTCATCCGCTCGATGGTGGCGGAGTTATCCCGCATCGCGAGCCATCTGCTCTGGCTGGCCACCCACGCGCTCGATATCGGGGCGATGACGGTTTTCCTGTGGTGCTTCCGCGAGCGCGAGATGGTGCTCGATTTATTCGAAATGGCTTTCGGCGGGCGCCTGACGGTCAACGCTTTCCGGCTCGGCGGACTGTATCAGGACGTTCCGGAGAAGTTTCTACAGATGTCGCGCGATTTCCTCGAGATCTTCCCGTCCCGCATCGACGACTACGAGACCCTCTTGACCGA includes:
- a CDS encoding NADH-quinone oxidoreductase subunit C produces the protein PFTLRLDALMDVAGYLRSHPAARFSLLTDLTAAHYPDEEEPLQVVYHLYSLDHNRRLRLKVKVRQGAEVPTVSEIWGSADWMEREVFDLFGIRFSGHPDLRRIMLPEDWGSHPFLKDYPLEGRRERVYTKPVRKEIGE
- a CDS encoding NADH-quinone oxidoreductase subunit D, with product MFEAQTQTRVEQTSVVPGTEELVINMGPQHPSTHGVLRVILKLDGETVKDLDVDIGYLHRGTEKIAENISYTMFIPYTDRLDYIAAPSNNLAWVTAVEKFYDWEIPLRAHFIRSMVAELSRIASHLLWLATHALDIGAMTVFLWCFREREMVLDLFEMAFGGRLTVNAFRLGGLYQDVPEKFLQMSRDFLEIFPSRIDDYETLLTDNRIWLQRTRGVGVISGEDCIDLGLTGPILRGSGVQWDLRRAQPYAAYPYLDFVVPVGENGDVYDRYLVRIEEMRQSARIIEQCLDQLPKGPVSCKTPRTIKPPAGEIYHSIENPKGEFGFYIVSDGTETPYRVRIRPPSFLNLGGLKKMSIGALVADVVAIIGSIDIVLGECDR